The following nucleotide sequence is from Synchiropus splendidus isolate RoL2022-P1 chromosome 1, RoL_Sspl_1.0, whole genome shotgun sequence.
GACGtatccgctcctccctactcgctgctcattAAGCAGCAGCCGTGAAGCagcaatctgtcatttaaagtttgcatcctgcagcacatgcacgggaaaatgctgtgcagggaagcacgtcaacattaaacacgccatttaaagagccagcacttgacggagcacggagtgttttctgggctcatgaaagtgagactactggttcctcagcagcaggacgCTTAGAAACACCCGTCGGTACCAGCGTGACATTCGggatgataagaaataattattactgTCACCCAGCAAAATGatcagcctttctcaggtgttgtttacacagaaatggaaacagaaacaaccagatccgtcgccgttttggagtcaggtgcagtgtTCATGAGCCACCTGAAACTTTAGAAACAATCTGAAACTTAAGAAAACATcctgagtggaaactttcataaatgcagtgctctccgtctcagagtcccgctacagtatgtaaatatttcacggacatagcacagtctccagagattcacctgcgacgtctcacatcaaactaaatgtttttcagttgtccttttgacagaataattgcggCATTCAGCatggtttttctattttttccagcttgaagaggtatataaaaacgttTATCATAGATTGACACCAACACAAGGTGGAATAACTTCATGTGTCGTATGTAGCAAAGCTGATCTACCTCTGGTTCCCAAACTACCGGTAAGCAACCCCTGATCTTGGACCTTTACATTTGGACAACATACAAGACCTTTCCAGAATGAAAAGTTACAACTCAAAAAATCTTGTCAGCATACAAAGACCTGCTCAAGACTCACCCACTGTGGCCCGGATCAGTGGAGACGTGTCTCCGATATTCTGGAGACATTCATTCTTGATGAACTCTGCCACCTCGCTGGGGAAAGTCTGGAAGTGAGCTCGCACGTTGTTCTTCAGAATCAGACCACTGAGCGAACGGGTTGGCTCATCTTGCACAGGGATAATGACCAGCAAAATTAGaagaaaaacatgcaaaatcatggtcaaattatatatatatatatatatatatatatatatatgcctcaCAATAATCACCAATTAACCATCATAAATCACTCACAGATCATTCACCCAAATTCAAGTGTGAATTTTACTCTGTGGACACAGGACATTTTAAACACCAGCCCGATGAGGTCATTTTCATATCcactagactttttttttaaccagattTAATTCCTCCAGATGGACATTCTTGGACAGAAACATGACCTCAGGAGGTTATGACacatcatgatgtcatcacttttcTGTCTGATGCGGGAGAATGCAAATGCGCCACAACTACATTATGAGTCTGAACACAGAGAGACAGGCAAGCTTTTGGATTAAAGCTGATCAAATTTCCACAGCCAAACTTGTCTCACTGCTCGATAACCTTACCCAGCAGCGCCATTGCAGTTGAATGTAATTGACTTCGGTTGATTTCATGTACACAAAGAGCAAAAGTTCAGCCGCCTCTGAAAATATCTCCTCAACATTTAGGTCATGTAGTGTGCAGACACTCAGCCAAGAGTCCGGCAGCGCCAGGAATTAGGTTTAAAATTAGAGCGACCCATATTCCCAGAGTCTCCTCATCCAAGGCAGAGATGCCAtcaggtcagacggaggagttGCCCCACGGTTAGATAttgttaaaaaatatgtatacatATTTGGAATGTTTCAGCACACAGGCACAAAAAGAGAGGCAGCTTACCCTCTGATTTTAGTTTCGTCAAAACAAAGATCAAATAGTTGTTGAAGTCTGGAAACTGGTTGAGCTGCTCCAGTCGCTGAGAGACATAGCTTAGGAAGAAGATATGACTTGTGCAAGTGATGGGAACATGTTAGACATTTCGCTGGCGGTTaagatggtgtgtgtgtacatgttaTTTGTCTTTGCCAGTTGTTGTGCTTCTTACTCCTCGTCTTTGTGACAACCACGGTTCATAACAGCTACAGTTCCACCTCCGATCCCGCCTGTCTGCAGCTATACAAGACATCCCTCCACCTGTCTGCCCTCCAGCAGCCATGCTTCCTGCCTGGCTACTAAGTAGTCCATTGCTCTTTGCACCAGCTAGACTCAGACAACCAACTCAATGCCAGCCTGCCACGATACATTCCTCCACATGTAAGCCGGACTGCAGTCGTTCATCTGCCTTCCAGCTACGTCTGTACCTTCCCAATCCTGACTGAATGTAGACACCGGCATCCTTGTGATACAAAtatctgtctctctgcctgtatttgtttctttattgacCATTATTGTCCACTGATACCGCCACAGTTCATGCATGCCTACCTGACTACACACTCCTCCAGTACCTTGTGCCAACTGCCTGCCTGCAACCATGCAAGTGTGGCACCTCTTTCTGTGCAGTGGTGGAGATGCAtcgtttcttttctttctgcttaagtggtgCTTTTATTGACACATTCTCTGAATACATTTACACAGTGACCCAAGTGAACTTGTCTGAAGGTGACCATGAATGTATGCATGAAAGCTCAGGACCAGAAAATGTGTCTCTCAAAGTAAACTAGTGTGAGACAGTGCGAATgcatgatgtgtgtgtttgcaaggCATGTAGCAACAAGATGGTGTGTCTGCACGTATATGTTGTAGAGTGTGTGTGAACACTTATAAATATGacagctgtgtctgtgtgtgtgtgtgtgtgtgtgtgtgtgtgtgtgtgtgtgagtgtgtgtgtgtgtgtgtgtgtgtgtgtgtgtgtgtgtgtgtgtgtgtgtgtgtgtgtgttgtccagtGAGTGCCAAGTGGTGTATTTATTACAGCAGCTCATTTCTGTGAGTAACGACTCGCAGCACATGACGGTTAaagaagcagagcagcagccacGCGAGAAAGTGCAGTAATCACTCCAAAAATCAAACTTAATTAACAGTGTGTTGGAAAATAATTAACACAGAGAGTGCATTGAGTTTAAACTTTGCCTGCAGATTATTAGAATCCAGTAAAGGCGAGTAATTAAGCAGTGAAACAACACAGTGCCTCAGAGAGAATCTTGAACATATCAAATGTTTTCGCAAACATAGGAGAGCCTGATGCTGTCATCTCTATGACAACATGAAGTCACTGGGAGACGAGGGATGAGAGCTCTGCCGTATCTCTGCATTTATTAAAGTCAAACCCATTCTTTTTGCATCAACTGGAGACTGACAAAGGAAGGTAATAATCTCTATGCTAGAGAGATACCAATGACACATTTCAAATTATACGATCAAGTCAGATGTCAACAACATGGGCACAGTTTGAGAGGGCTGTGATtagattttacatttttttgtgcttAAAGTTCCATGAATAAAACTAAATCAGCATTATcacatattgttattattattattgaggcaatagtaacaaaaacatatagtggacagataaaaaaaaacatccatccaaCCACGACTAATATTTACAGATAAATCCCGATGTTCAACATTAGACTGAGATTCAAAACACACAACTATGGACTGCTAACTTGACGCTTTGTGGAGCAAAGATTAATAACGCATCAACATCACATATACAAGGACAACAGATTGTTTTGGGGGACGCGCAGTCATGAGGTCATTACAACACCGTGCTACTTAATGCTCATGTATCCACATTTTTCGTCGGCATATATACATGGCAGATTGTGAATTCAGAGTCAAGTTTAAGTTTGATTTATAGTCGATCATGTCAATACTTTTATGAAAACGGCGCATTGGTGGTTATGGAGATAATTGTCATATCAGACGCATTTCAGTAGCAAACTAGAAGCCTCTTACGAACAAAGAAACCTGCATTTTAGATAGAAGCACATGCAGATAGTTGACTTTGCGATTGTCGTGTATTGTTTTTATGCTGATAAACAATAAGCTGAATCATTCTACACACCTGCGTACCTGTTTGTAAAAGTGCTAGCAGCAGCTATCGTTAGCCTGTTGAGTCTAAGTGACATTGGCGCGGACGTAAACATTATTTTGGTGGGGAAAAGGATACTTGCTGGACGGATCTCTGCGTGGACGTGTCTGGAGACTGTGACTCTTTCAGCAGCTGTACGATTTGTTGAAGTCCTTGCTCGTCTGGCTTCCAAACACACTCCATGTTTTCTTGCTGCGGATAAAGAAATGATTACAGGCTAACAAGGGAGGACGTGAACGCAACGCGGCGCGCGGAGCGAGCAGAAGGATGGAGCCAGTGCTGATGTCACTCCGGGAAGGTTGTGATACCTTTAGGTGCTCAGCAGACGGATGAGAGGTTGCGCTGTCTTCAGGTGAATTGTGTGTCTGGGATGACGGACATGGGCCTGTGACGCCAGGGACAAGCTGAAGAAGCTGCGGCCCAAATACACCAGCGACGTATATAAGTGGCTGTCGCGTCAGCTGACACGGAGCCGAGCGGTCCTAGTGCGAGACAGTTATGTTTAACATCGCCTCTCTCATGTGTTTCCGTTGTTTCACAATATTTAACTTTTTACCACATTTTAGTTTTGAATACAATTTAATATGACTGGctcatcaaacaaaaaaaaaaaaaaaaaaaaaactcaagaaGAAGCAGTTTGACATGATTCGATATCGCTTTAAATTATGACAGTTTGTAAAATAGTACCATCTAGCGGCCGTTTCTCATTTAAACCTAAAactaaatctttttttatttgctgaaaacgatctcatttcatttctatCAGAACTTACCACAGTTGATTACAAGTCTCCAGCTGCACCTCTCTTCATCATACTCGTGCCACACCTTCATGGCTTCActcatcatgaacctcattgtcttcctcttcatcaccttcatctctgactcctgagaCTCCAAGCATACACCATTGCAGTAACCACAACTGTCCAATAAAGCTACTATCACTCTTCCAGCTGCCTGTGTCAGCACtatcctcttcacctctctcatTTCTGTCTGTTAATCTGGATGATAAACCCAAACTCTTGAACTGTATTCATCATCTCGAGTCCCTGAGAATCCTGCTTCCTCCCTTAGTATCTCCTCCGCTTCCTCTACATACTCTACATGCAGTTCATTTAATCATAAGTAACCTTGATGGTCCATGCACACTCCTCCCTCATTCTGTCTATCACCTTCACAAAGAAGTTGTGATCTGACAACTGTTCACTACTACTTTTCTGATCATATTttcaatattataataatacatttcttGTTTATGTACAGGAAGTTATTCAAAAGCTGTTAACGTTTTATTTCTTTAGGGCAATGTAAAGCTCCAATGTAGTCGCATGCGACATGAGCCAGGTCATCCTAACATTTTACAACTATCTATTGATTAAACTTTAACTGAACTTTTTTCATTCCTCATCGATTAGCTTTAATCAGTAACAGAAGTTTACTTTCGTTTTTTACTTGATACTGATAGCATTTACGCGGACTTTTGCCATCTTCTATCGATTTAGTTTCTATTAATCTTGTATCATCGCGTCTTGTAAAATATATTGTGCAGAAATTAGTTCCGCATTTATCCCTCTTTCTGTCTAGCCTCATTAGTTTTCTGAACGCGTGAAGGATAACATTCTCTCTTTGTCCAGCTGGAGGCGCTGCACAAGAAAAACCGCACTTTGAACGTCAGATGAAgaagttagcattagcattagcgcTTCCGCCGTCAGTACGCTGCTGCCTCCCAGCGTTCAGGGACTGACGCCGGTGCATCTGGACGTCTTGAGACACGTTCATCGACACTAATACCTTTTCAGTGCCGACGTTTGTATTCCGTCCTTGTGTTTTCGACAGGGATCCAAAGCGAAAAGCCACGAAAGGTCCGAGCGTTCCCTGTGAGACTTTGGTCAAACCCCCCCCACTTATCCGCCGAGGGAGTCCGTCCTAGTGTCGAGACGAAAGATGAGCTTCCTTTTGTAAGTCAACAGTTTTGAcggtcacttttattttgacttctTCGTACTGGTATTTTATGATAGTTAGCTTTAGTCCTAGCAGTAGCACTCTCGGCTATTTCATAATCGTAGCGTCTACTCGGATACTTTCTCGCCGTAAAAAGCAAGAACAACTATTGTCTCATATTACTTAGACAATTACTGACCATTTAGGTCTATATCATTCACGCCTGTTCTTTAATTCGACTGGCAGGAAGGTGACACTAACTATAGAAAGGTGTGGGCGGTGCTGCTGGCTTCAAGTCACCGGTTTCCCAACTGTAGCGTTTGTCTGACTGTATTTCCTCTCTATTCTATCTATTTTAAATGATGACGCTAGGACCCGTTCAAGTTGGAAGACTCTACCGCGAATAATGGATTGTAATATGTCTGTCTAGTCATGCctcatttcacacacaaaccTCTCACTATATTAGCTAAAAGCTGCATATGGTTTTGGAATGGGTGTATGTCTTGCCGTCCTATGATGAACaaggtgtttatttttgtatatttcaCGCTCCAGTTGAAGGTTATCATCCTGTTGGTCATCCAACCATGTTATGATGCCTCACATAAATTCTTGCTTAATTAGTCAGTGCCAGATTgaatgcaggtccggtagtccAAATGGCCTCATTTCACATGATCAGCACAGAGACACACTGTTCTGGTCTGGCCTGCGATTCCTGCCAAATTCATCTACTTCCACTCCCCCTTTTCTTTTGTATCTTGCACatttccattgaaaaaaaaacagctccccTGATTAATAGTTACTTGCGATGTGTCATCCAATCTTGACAAATTGTTTATCTTCATACTGtcttcaaatacagtggtaacCGTTCCTCCAGGACGTTCAAGCCCAAGAAGAATATTCCGGAGGGCTCTCATCAGTACGAGCTGTTGAAACATGCCGAGGCCACGCTGGGAAGTGGAAACTTGCGTATGGCTGTCATGTTGCCTGAGGGCGAGGAtctgaatgaatgggttgctgTCAACAGTAAGTTGAATGTGTACATAaaggaagagggaaaaaaaatcaactatcATTTCAACAAGGCCATACATCCTTTAGCTGTTTTTATTATCAATTGAGCAACTAGTTTGTGATTAAAGAGTTAATGTCGTCATACAATTCATTGTAGAGTGGACACAGCTAGAAAGATGTTTATGTTAACATGTCATAGTCACAGTTGTTGAACATGATATATTGCAAATTCAAAGTCATCAAAGAATCAAATGGTAACCTTTTGAATGGTCTACTCGTCTTGGTTGTTTTAGTTCAGGTTTAAGCTGTTATTAAAAATCTGTAATTCCTTATTTCAATAATATTTGAAAGCAAATAACgtaatttaaaacattttaatttatgaGGTTTAAAtcagttttgtttcattttcaggatAATTATATTTTCTCTTTCAGTATGATTGCGTTGTAAATCTGAGTTCTGGACATCAGGGAAAAGCAATTGATTGCTGATCGAATCTTTGAAGATATTAGAAGTCACTTGAAACAGTTGATGGTGGGATGTGTGGTTTTGTTTGCCCTACTCTGTTTCGATAATCATGGGGGAAGCTAAGCTGTTCATCACGATTGTGCTGTTGTAGATCTTCCAACAGCAGACAGCATGTGTACATGAATACAAAGATGAGCTTCAGAAAGGGATGAATGGTAGGAAGTGTTCTGCAAATCTGACTCCCCAAGCAAacttctaaaaataaatagatgaacCAAAAACTTGTGACTTCAAGTCATGAGGAAAGTCATTTCCACTTGGTGGAAGTTGACCTCAGCAGATTTTTCTCCAACTTCTTGTTTTTGTTCGGAGCACTTCTTCTAAACTGAGAGTGCTTTGGTGTTCAGAGTTGTTCGTTCAAACGCTCCTGGTCGCTTGTCATCACCTCTTGCTGAGTCTCTCTGATTATTCTGAGCACAAGATAAACATGTAACCAAGTGTTGTGGGGAGAGCTAGCCAGCCCCCCACAGCTCAGACAATTGAGTCTGTTTAACATTCACAGTGCAGTCCATCATGAATACAGAGAGAGTGTTGAGCAAAGAGGCCGACATCCCACACCCTCACTTTAACTCTTTCTGGACCTGCCTTGATAGACCTTGTGGACGCAACAAGTGAAGCATGAATAAAAAGTTCCACTTGTGTCTCCCTTAGCTGTGGACTTCTTCAACCAGATCAACATGCTGTACGGAACCATCACCGACTTCTGCACGGAGGATAGCTGCCCGGTCATGTCTGCTGGACCCAAGTAAGTTAGTCAGGATTGAACAGGCAATAGCTCCACATTGTTCTCTGACATGTCTCCTCAACATGGCTGGAAATGTTTTGGAGAAGTGCTTCTCTGTGAGGTCTTGCATTGTTCTCCACTGAAAGTCAACCTGTGAGTGCTAAATCTAGTTCGTAGATAACGTGAAAGTTAGGCTTTTACCtgctgacattttgacctcTTAACAACTAAAAATAGCTGGAAAAGAAAGTAGcgttaaaaatgacattttaagcaGCCTGTAAATGTTTGTTTACTTCATTCACTCTCACTCATTCCTAACTACCGATCAAGCTACATAGGACTGGACTTCCTGTTTCATCAGTGCagtttcttttatatatatattccgaGCATTGAACTATATCGCAATGTTGAGCAAGTTAAACACGCTCAACATGCTGAGCGACTCATGTCCACTTTCTGAAGCAAGAGGATTCGATCCGAGCTCATGTTGTACAAGACTTGCCTCGATCCACATCTGACTCAGCCTGTCTCAGGTGAAAATGACTCCTTTATGACTCATCAAAGCTTGCAAATTGACATAGTAAATGACCCGATGAACCACGGCGCATTAAATGAATCTCTAAATAAAGATCGGATAATTACTTTGTCTTATTGGTACACATTTATGTGTTCAATGAAACAGCAGAACCTGTTAACTCATCACACGCCGACCAGCTTGTTTAGTTCCTCGGCTGCCACACACTGATGTTCATATCAACACAATTCTGACTGGATCACACGCCGGTTCTGTTGGTTCCTTGAGAGCAGCAATAGTTTCTCACTTGATGGTGATGAGACTGTGACTGGTCAGTCCTTGTCTCCCCTGAAGGGATGTTCCTTATGGACTCTGTGTTGTTTAGACACAACAGGGAGCGTTTCCTGGCGATTACCTCCCTGGTGGCGCCGGACTCTTAATTCTCCTCTGTTTCATAACAAACCACAAACTATCTGATGAGCTGGGACACACCCTGTCTCACTTCCTGTGTCTGTCACTCTCAAACACCACCACTGGGACCGTGAAAATCACTTTTTCACATTCAGCAACATCTACAGATCATCTGTCTGCCGGCTCTCCAGAGCAGGGGCTATTAAGCCTCACGTGTAGGGAGCGGTCGGCAGCTGTCAGGGTCACCAGATTCTTTATGAATGCTTCACATGCTGATTATCAGCAGCTAGATAAGAGCGGGACTGGTAGACGGCTAAGAATATCCACCAAGTTTTCTGTGTACTGAACTATAATTATGACAAATCTGTGGTTCAATATTCCAGAGAAGCGAACCGTCTGAGCTAAGGCTGAACTTCCTTCCTTATCAGTCACGTCAAGGGATTTGCAACATTTTGTGACATTTAatttattgaaataattttaattaaaatcATCTGTTCTTCACTCATTAGGTGTagaggtaggtaggtaggtagaggTTTTGATCAACTACAATAGAATATATAACACTGCTTTGGTTTCTTCCTTTtgggtgtatttttttctggattTGGTTCGTAATTTGTCCATGTTTTTTAAACTGTAATTCTGCCTCATTGATACCTCAATATGATTTACAGGCCATCATACATGGCCCCATTTTGGTCTTCCATTAACAAGGGACGCTAAAATGAACATGACATGAcaagttattttcttttctgtgttatttttatccccattatttatttttatgtagcTTGATACAAGGTGGGAAGATTAAAAGGGTATATGCACCTAAAGGAAATACTGAAACGATGAGTTAAAATAATAGTGAAATATTCCAGCTGTCCCTCTGTAATACTCCTGTACCATGAGAAGGTCGTGTGCAGGGGTTATTGGGGTTCCCTTGACTCTACCAAGTCATACCAGACTCACACCTATGGACAATTTGGAGTCGTCACATTTTGCCCAGAGGAAACTCACACATGGAGAAGATTTCCCCCCCAATTCCAGAGTTGCTTTGAGCTGCCAGGCTCCTGCATGAACCATTATGACTCTGAATTTAATCAGCTTCCTTGGTACCATTGTGTGTCAATATCTTCATCTCCAGGTCCTCATCACCCTGTTCTAGAGCTTCTTCAATGAGTCACTCTAGTGATGTTATTTTGAAGGCATGATTTCATTAACGTCATTGTTGTGACTGCTGTTGAACTGAACGTAATGTTCCTCTTCTGCAGGTACGAGTACCACTGGGCTGACGGAACCAACATCAAGAAACCCATCAAGTGCTCCGCCCCCAAGTACATCGATTACCTCATGACCTGGGTGCAGGACCAGCTTGATGACGAGACGCTGTTCCCGTCTAAGATTGGTGCGTTTGGCTTCCTTTGAACCCACTTCTGCACAGTCATTAGATACTGGATAGACTACAGAAACAAGTTTTCCAGATCTCTTGTGTTTGTTGAAGCTGTGCTGTTGCGTGTTCTTCCTGGCTGGTTTGTTGCAAAATCCCAATGAATTCATGCTCTCCAGAGAGTGAATACCACCGAGCAGGCTGAGACTTGAGGGTGCGGCGGGTGGAGCAGGGATgcaactggacctgagccagAGCAAATAAAGATCAGTTTCTTAGTTCTATCACCGGGGGGGAGGAGGTCTCTTCAGGGAGATGTGCCCCCTAAAGCAGCTTTTCTTCACGACATGAATCTACAAATATGCTGGTGGCAAGTGTGAACTTGGTTGCACAAAGTATTGGTAGATCGAATATCAGTCTGTTTTTGTGCCCTCAATCAAGGTCCACTTCATGGAAACTGCGTATATATATCAGCCACACGGCGGCAGGATTTAGCCCATCTGCCTGCCCGTCAGAAGAGGTGAAAGAAAGTCTCAGCGTGTTTTCACATGTGCGAAGAGGAGACTCATACGAACCACAAAGGTTCAGAAGTGTTTCTGACAGCTTTGTTTGGCCATTTGAATCCCAAATGAGACCACAAGACGTCTTTTCTACTCAGGCTTTTGGTTTGGTTCATTAGTATAGCAGTCCTGTGGAGACTCTTTCCTGCCTgtgacagtcgtctccacctcctcttctgcAGGCGTCCCCTTCAAGAGGAACTTCATGTCAGTGGCCAAGACCATCCTGAAGCGCCTCTTCAGGGTCTACGCCCATATCTACCATCAGCACTTTGACTCAGTgatgcagctgcaggaggaagccCACCTTAACACG
It contains:
- the LOC128752521 gene encoding MOB kinase activator 1B-like; protein product: MSFLFGNRSSRTFKPKKNIPEGSHQYELLKHAEATLGSGNLRMAVMLPEGEDLNEWVAVNTVDFFNQINMLYGTITDFCTEDSCPVMSAGPKYEYHWADGTNIKKPIKCSAPKYIDYLMTWVQDQLDDETLFPSKIGVPFKRNFMSVAKTILKRLFRVYAHIYHQHFDSVMQLQEEAHLNTSFKHFIFFVQEFNLIERKELVPLHELIDKLTTKDR